Part of the Gammaproteobacteria bacterium genome is shown below.
AAACTCAGCGATTATCGTCCGGCGACTATCGGGCAGGCGTCGCGCATCTCGGGCGTAACCCCGGCCGCCATATCCTTGTTGCTCGTTCACCTGAAAAAGCGCGCAGGCTGACGATCGAAAGTAATTGTTGTGTCAGGTTATTTTGTCGCAGGAATGATACTCGGATTGTCAGCCGGCATGACCCCAGGCCCGTTGATGGCGTTGATGTTCTCACAGACAATTCAGTATGGAATCGGAGCGGGGGTTCGTATCGCGCTGGTGCCGTTGATTACAGCAACCCCCGTGTTGTTAGTCAGCCTGATCGTTGTTAATGGATTAAGTGAGTACTCCGCGTTGTTTGGCATGGTGACCATAAGCGGCGGTTTATATGTAGGGTGGCTGGGCTGGAAAGATTTGCGCTTTAATGGAATCGCAGTCAGTAATCGCAGAACTTCGTCCAGGCCATTATATTCGGGGATTATGGTTAACCTGTTAAGCCCCTATCCATATATGTTCTGGTTCAGCGTCGGCGCACCC
Proteins encoded:
- a CDS encoding LysE family transporter; the encoded protein is MSGYFVAGMILGLSAGMTPGPLMALMFSQTIQYGIGAGVRIALVPLITATPVLLVSLIVVNGLSEYSALFGMVTISGGLYVGWLGWKDLRFNGIAVSNRRTSSRPLYSGIMVNLLSPYPYMFWFSVGAPMVFKAAQSTLSDAAVFISGFFIFVVGVMIVLALLVERSRSILEGTAYIYTIRFLGGVMLLLAVLLMRDGIMLISARAVA